The genomic interval CTCTTGGCATATTAAAATTAAGAGTCTTATAATTGAATTATAAATAAATATTTGGAGATGATTTCATGGATGATAAGATAAACAAATTAAAAGAAATAATAAAAAATAGTAATAACATAGTTTTCTTTGGAGGAGCTGGCGTGTCAACTGAGTCTGGAATTCCTGACTTTAGAAGTGCTAATGGCTTATTTAATGAAAAGCTTAATATTACTTTTACCCCTGAACAATTAGTTTCTCATAGTTTTTTTGAAAGATATCCAGAAGAGTTTTTCAACTTTTATAAAGCTAAACTTATTTATCCTAATGCCAAGCCTAATGATGCACATATTGCCTTGGCTAAACTTGAAGAAATGGGAAAATTAAAGGCTATAGTCACTCAAAACATAGATGGACTTCATCAAATGGCAGGGAGCAAAAATGTTTTTGAACTTCATGGTTCAGTTCTTAGAAACTACTGTGTAGATTGCCACACTTTCTATGATGAAAAATTTATTCTTGAATCAAAGGGTGTTCCAAAATGTACTAAGTGTGGTGGAATAGTTAAACCTGATGTGGTTTTATATGAAGAGCCTTTAGATGATAATGTTATTAGAGGTGCTATCGATGCTATTTCTAAAGCAGATACCCTTATAATAGGAGGAACTTCCTTAGTTGTTTATCCTGCTGCAGGGCTTATTAACTATTTTAGAGGAAAGAATTTAGTTTTAATAAACAAAAGTTCAACTCAAGCTGATTCTAAAGCTGACTTAGTTATAAATGACTCCATAGGAAAAGTATTAGGAAAAGTTATTGATTAATTTTTATTGTACTATAAATTTTTTGTTAAAAATATCCAAAAGATTATTGTTTGATATATACTTAATAAAAAGCATTATTATATATTACTTTAAATAAATTTAATTTAGGTATATTAAGGGGTTGGGTATTAAACAAATGTTTATTCAAAAGATTTTAAGTTACAAAAAAATTTTTAAAATTAATATGTTATTTTTAATACTATGCTTAGCTATAAATATTATCTTATTTAAAAATTTACCGAACAAAATTGCTTTACAGATAGTAGAAAGCGGAGAATTAGGTAATTATATTCCAAAATTATTTTTTATATTTTTCACACCAATAGTAATTTCTTTAATAACTTTTTATAATTATATGAAAACTGAACTTAGGGTTTCACGTTCTATAGTACCAGTAATAGTTCTGTTTATTCTTAATATAATTATTTTA from Clostridium perfringens carries:
- a CDS encoding NAD-dependent protein deacylase, with translation MDDKINKLKEIIKNSNNIVFFGGAGVSTESGIPDFRSANGLFNEKLNITFTPEQLVSHSFFERYPEEFFNFYKAKLIYPNAKPNDAHIALAKLEEMGKLKAIVTQNIDGLHQMAGSKNVFELHGSVLRNYCVDCHTFYDEKFILESKGVPKCTKCGGIVKPDVVLYEEPLDDNVIRGAIDAISKADTLIIGGTSLVVYPAAGLINYFRGKNLVLINKSSTQADSKADLVINDSIGKVLGKVID